A single genomic interval of Microbacterium sp. LWO14-1.2 harbors:
- a CDS encoding alpha/beta fold hydrolase, whose product MTLLTRVRTALRRASGSRERALRASESFAAVTATLASLEALSTRRDTASGELNDWTVLRRGFTADAPVIARVLDRLDGPRADRVFHAVRCALGVAVLVPGRGKVFDGLRLGANAGLSVLGMINQARSRYGGDGSDQAALQVHTAATIARLGGDARSIDAGLWYLSMQGVLSYAVSGWIKLLGRPWREGTAVSGVMRTHTYGHEGVWRFFQSRPGLEKAATRAMLLFESSYPVVYIAGPLVNAAYTAVAMGFHVANGVVMGLGRFIWGFASFHPAIAYTSDRTTRERGRSDILPAVAGAAVAVGLAATAVTATRRRLRVLDGPAYLSRLRTGRGSEIAYGGKQRGNTTMVFLVNALFSTQDHFGWITAHLDRADDIDFITYDRAGYGASREAPGDAFRIDDAVDDLVDLIENLAAPDQRVVLAGHSYGGEIIRRAAERLSAERIAGLVFVDATHPEQFSQSTTQRDGLRLVRDAQGQMGALVRAGFGALLDRPTWVTHLPPPFRANAELQYRDGRMWRAGRRELRAVEEELDIPHPPAPSRISGVEGLVLSASRTMTDADAARFQRDLAVTFGSDQGEPVVVAGTHDTLLTDPLTAGEVADHLIGFVRRVEAAA is encoded by the coding sequence ATGACCCTGCTCACCCGGGTGCGCACCGCTCTCCGACGCGCGTCGGGGTCGCGCGAGCGTGCGCTGCGGGCGAGTGAGTCGTTCGCCGCCGTGACCGCGACCCTGGCGAGCCTCGAGGCGCTGTCGACACGACGCGACACCGCGTCCGGAGAGCTCAACGACTGGACGGTGCTCCGCCGCGGCTTCACCGCCGACGCCCCGGTGATCGCTCGGGTCCTCGATCGACTCGACGGGCCGAGGGCCGACCGCGTCTTCCACGCCGTCCGGTGCGCGCTCGGCGTGGCCGTGCTGGTGCCCGGCCGGGGGAAGGTCTTCGACGGCCTCCGCCTCGGCGCCAACGCCGGGCTCAGCGTCCTCGGCATGATCAACCAGGCCCGATCCCGGTACGGCGGCGACGGGTCCGACCAGGCCGCTCTGCAGGTGCACACCGCTGCCACGATCGCACGCCTGGGCGGCGACGCCCGCTCGATCGACGCCGGGCTCTGGTACCTCTCGATGCAAGGAGTGCTCTCGTACGCCGTCTCCGGCTGGATCAAACTGCTCGGCCGTCCCTGGCGCGAGGGTACAGCGGTATCCGGCGTCATGCGCACGCACACCTACGGGCACGAGGGTGTGTGGCGGTTCTTCCAGTCGCGCCCGGGGCTCGAGAAGGCCGCGACCCGGGCGATGCTGCTCTTCGAGTCCTCGTACCCCGTCGTGTACATCGCCGGTCCCCTCGTGAACGCCGCCTACACGGCCGTCGCGATGGGATTCCATGTCGCGAACGGGGTCGTCATGGGGCTCGGCCGCTTCATCTGGGGGTTCGCATCGTTTCATCCGGCCATCGCCTACACGAGCGACCGGACGACGCGCGAACGCGGCCGATCCGATATCCTCCCCGCCGTGGCGGGCGCGGCCGTCGCCGTCGGACTCGCGGCCACCGCAGTCACCGCCACGCGGCGGAGGCTCCGCGTCCTCGACGGACCGGCCTATCTCTCGCGGCTCCGCACCGGTCGAGGCAGCGAGATCGCCTACGGAGGCAAGCAGCGCGGCAACACCACGATGGTGTTCCTCGTCAACGCGCTGTTCTCGACGCAGGACCACTTCGGGTGGATCACCGCGCACCTCGACCGCGCCGACGACATCGACTTCATCACCTACGACCGTGCAGGCTACGGGGCCTCGCGCGAGGCGCCGGGGGATGCGTTCCGCATCGACGACGCCGTCGACGATCTGGTAGACCTGATCGAGAACCTTGCCGCCCCCGACCAGAGGGTGGTGCTCGCCGGGCACTCCTACGGCGGGGAGATCATCCGACGCGCCGCGGAGCGCCTGTCAGCCGAGCGCATCGCGGGACTCGTGTTCGTCGACGCCACCCACCCCGAGCAGTTCTCCCAGTCGACGACGCAACGCGACGGACTGCGGCTCGTGCGCGACGCCCAGGGGCAGATGGGCGCGCTCGTGCGCGCCGGTTTCGGCGCACTCCTGGATCGGCCGACCTGGGTCACCCACCTGCCGCCGCCGTTCCGCGCGAACGCGGAGCTGCAGTATCGCGACGGGCGCATGTGGCGGGCCGGTCGACGCGAGCTCCGCGCCGTCGAAGAGGAGCTCGACATCCCGCATCCGCCCGCGCCGAGCCGCATCTCGGGCGTCGAAGGACTCGTGCTCTCCGCCTCTCGGACGATGACGGATGCCGACGCCGCACGTTTCCAGCGCGACCTCGCCGTCACGTTCGGCAGCGACCAGGGCGAACCGGTGGTCGTCGCCGGCACGCACGACACCCTGCTGACGGACCCGCTCACGGCCGGAGAGGTCGCCGACCACCTGATCGGGTTCGTGCGACGCGTGGAGGCAGCGGCATGA